A stretch of Heterodontus francisci isolate sHetFra1 chromosome 44, sHetFra1.hap1, whole genome shotgun sequence DNA encodes these proteins:
- the LOC137356054 gene encoding probable G-protein coupled receptor 139, with protein LLTIGILSRGKCGLSKCVTRYLVAMSAADLLVIILDLILRHIPIVYQERFLFLWHIPVCNIHAVLLYVATDCSVWFTVTFTFDRFVAICCQKLKSKYCSEKTSAVVVGTVTVLSCLKNIFWYFMLTSRYLLMNDPWFCSVTLDVQFSLVWTTIEFLHNIITPGFPFVVILLLNALTIRHILASRRGRRRLRAHSSGESRSDPEMERRRKSIILLLVISGNFILLWAVLMVFSIWNRMYNLGYKSVYLPRFLLEPGFMLQLLSCCTNTAIYAVTQTQFREQLKNVVKFPFTTIVKFIQ; from the coding sequence ttgctgacgattgggatcctgtctcggggaaagtgcggtctctccaaatgtgtcactcgctacctggtggccatgtcagcggcggatctactggtcattatcctggacctgatattgagacacattcccattgtttatcaggaACGGTTTCTATTCCTGTGgcacatccccgtgtgtaatatccacgctgtcttgCTTTACGTAGCCACAGACTGTtcagtctggttcaccgtcactttcacctttgatcgatttgtggctatttgttgccagaagctgaaaagtaaatattgcagtgagaaaacttcggctgtggttgtgggaacagtgactgtgctgagctgtttaaagaacatcttctggtattttatgttaacaagtCGGTATTTGCTGATGAACGATCCCTGGTTTTGTTCTGTAACACTGGATGTTCAGTTCTCTCTGGTCTGgacaacaatcgagttcctccacaacattataACCCCGGGGTTCCCATTTgttgtgattctgctgctcaatgctctcaccatcagacacattttagcGAGCagaagaggacgcaggagactccgggctcacagcagtggggagagtcgaagcgacccagagatggagaggcgaaggaaatccatcattttactgttagttatctcagggAATTTCATTCTGTTGTGGGCAGTGTTAATGGTGTTTTCGATATGGAACCGGATGTATAATCTGGGGTAtaagtctgtttatctccctcggtTTCTGCTGGAACCGGGCTTCATGTTGCAACTcctcagttgctgcacaaacactgcgatttacgccgtgacccagactcagttccgagagcagttgaagaatgtggtgaaatttccctttactacaattgttaaattcattcaatga